A genomic window from Mesosutterella faecium includes:
- the rfaE1 gene encoding D-glycero-beta-D-manno-heptose-7-phosphate kinase, which produces MALSRFKEKESPVAEPVRFRKILVVGDAMLDQYWFGDASRISPEAPVPVVRIARKEERLGGAANVARNIAALGGEASLLTVVGRDEAGEHLAKLLEAARVRPLLHFDPRLETTVKLRIIARQQQMLRVDFENLPHEEILLAHLGTYERELPGHAAVLLSDYGKGGLSHIKRMIELARAMGKPVLVDPKGSDYSRYEGASIITPNRAELAQVVGAWNSEDELTDKAQGLRTKLGLKALLLTRSEEGMTLFTERGRFSVPAQAREVYDVSGAGDTVIAVLASLMAAGVPLEKSVQVANRAGGIVVGKLGTATVSFQELFPKGVIE; this is translated from the coding sequence ATGGCACTGTCGCGTTTTAAAGAAAAGGAGAGCCCTGTGGCCGAGCCTGTCAGATTTCGGAAAATTCTGGTTGTCGGAGACGCCATGCTGGACCAGTACTGGTTCGGCGACGCCTCGAGAATTTCACCGGAAGCGCCGGTTCCTGTCGTCCGGATAGCGCGCAAGGAAGAGCGTCTTGGGGGCGCGGCCAACGTTGCCCGGAACATCGCTGCCCTGGGCGGAGAAGCATCGCTGCTCACGGTCGTGGGCCGCGACGAGGCGGGCGAACATCTCGCGAAGCTGCTCGAAGCGGCCCGCGTGCGCCCGCTGCTGCATTTCGACCCCAGGCTCGAGACGACGGTGAAGCTGCGCATCATCGCAAGGCAGCAGCAGATGCTGCGGGTAGATTTTGAGAACCTGCCGCACGAGGAGATCCTTCTGGCCCATCTCGGGACATACGAGCGCGAGCTGCCAGGCCACGCGGCTGTTCTCCTTTCCGACTACGGCAAGGGCGGACTCTCCCACATCAAGCGCATGATCGAGCTCGCCCGGGCGATGGGCAAGCCCGTGCTCGTCGACCCTAAGGGCTCCGACTACAGCCGCTATGAAGGCGCTTCCATCATTACGCCGAACCGGGCGGAGCTCGCGCAGGTGGTGGGTGCCTGGAATTCGGAAGACGAACTCACCGACAAGGCCCAGGGTCTTCGTACAAAGCTCGGCCTGAAGGCGCTGCTGCTCACACGAAGCGAGGAAGGCATGACGCTCTTTACGGAGCGGGGGCGCTTTTCCGTCCCGGCTCAGGCACGCGAGGTCTACGACGTCTCCGGCGCCGGCGATACGGTCATCGCCGTGCTCGCCTCCTTGATGGCGGCCGGCGTTCCGCTTGAAAAATCAGTGCAGGTCGCCAACAGGGCGGGCGGGATCGTGGTGGGCAAACTGGGCACCGCAACCGTTTCTTTTCAAGAACTGTTTCCCAAAGGAGTCATTGAATGA
- a CDS encoding YqgE/AlgH family protein has protein sequence MTEQSLKNNFLVAMPSLRDPNFSQTVVYVLGHDQQGARGVVINRPTGLALSEVLKKTGIRAKEGVEIPDAVYIGGPVQTERGCVLHERARTYMLSEQVTDGLVFTISKDVLEDIAQGRGPAKRLFFLGYAGWEPGQLEAELVAGDWITVEADPAVIFDVPPQQRYEAALKLLGLDMQALQFSSGKAGHA, from the coding sequence ATGACAGAACAGTCGTTGAAAAACAATTTCCTCGTGGCCATGCCTAGTCTTAGAGACCCCAACTTCTCCCAGACCGTGGTCTATGTGCTTGGTCATGATCAGCAGGGGGCCCGGGGAGTGGTTATTAACCGGCCTACGGGCCTCGCGCTGTCGGAGGTCCTGAAAAAAACGGGAATCCGCGCCAAAGAAGGTGTGGAGATTCCCGACGCGGTCTACATCGGCGGCCCGGTTCAGACGGAAAGAGGCTGCGTGCTGCACGAGCGGGCCCGCACCTACATGCTCTCCGAGCAGGTGACCGACGGGCTTGTCTTCACGATTTCCAAGGACGTGCTCGAGGATATCGCGCAGGGCAGAGGCCCCGCGAAGCGGCTCTTTTTCCTGGGCTACGCGGGCTGGGAGCCCGGGCAGCTCGAGGCGGAGCTTGTGGCGGGGGACTGGATCACGGTGGAGGCGGATCCCGCTGTCATTTTCGACGTGCCGCCGCAGCAGCGCTATGAGGCGGCCCTGAAACTGCTCGGGCTGGACATGCAGGCGCTGCAGTTCTCCAGCGGAAAGGCCGGCCATGCCTGA
- the miaB gene encoding tRNA (N6-isopentenyl adenosine(37)-C2)-methylthiotransferase MiaB, whose product MTAKKIYIRSFGCQMNEYDSNRIVDLMTGGCGYEKTATPEDADLIVFNTCSIRDKAQQKVYSELGRIRHLKEENPGLRIAVGGCVASQEGRAIIERAPFVDVVFGPQTLHRLPALLDKCAHCRRSQVDVSFPGIAKFDYLPRPHVDGAAAFVSIMEGCSKFCTYCVVPYTRGQELSRPVSDVIREIKELADQGVCEITLLGQNVNAYRGTLPDGEEIDFAMLLELISALDGIERIRFMTSHPSEFTPRLIDAFRRLPKLVSHVHLPVQSGSDRILGLMKRGYTAERFEEIVQGLRQARPGICITSDFIVGFPGETEEDFEQTMGMVERVGFDASFSFVYSPRPGTPAASMKDDTPQSVKLERLQRLQKANDARAAAISEAMVGTRQRVLVTGMSRKGGGMLAARTDNNRVVNFKGSLDLLGRMVEVLVTEVRVHTLAGELAGEPAGA is encoded by the coding sequence GTGACTGCGAAAAAAATTTACATCAGATCCTTCGGCTGCCAGATGAACGAATACGATTCGAACCGAATCGTGGACCTCATGACGGGCGGCTGCGGCTATGAGAAGACTGCAACCCCGGAGGACGCCGACCTCATTGTTTTCAATACCTGCTCGATACGTGACAAGGCGCAGCAGAAAGTGTATTCGGAGCTCGGGCGCATCAGACACCTCAAGGAAGAAAACCCCGGTCTCAGGATCGCCGTGGGCGGCTGCGTCGCAAGCCAAGAGGGCCGTGCAATCATCGAGCGCGCCCCCTTTGTGGACGTGGTATTCGGGCCGCAGACCCTGCACCGCCTGCCCGCACTGCTCGACAAGTGCGCGCACTGCCGCCGCTCTCAGGTCGACGTGAGCTTTCCGGGCATCGCGAAATTCGACTATCTGCCCCGGCCGCACGTCGATGGCGCAGCCGCCTTTGTATCCATCATGGAGGGGTGCTCGAAGTTCTGCACCTACTGTGTGGTTCCCTACACGCGCGGCCAGGAGCTCTCCCGCCCGGTCTCAGACGTGATCCGGGAAATCAAGGAGCTAGCCGACCAGGGCGTCTGCGAAATCACCCTTCTCGGGCAGAACGTCAATGCCTACCGGGGGACGCTGCCTGACGGCGAGGAGATCGACTTTGCGATGCTGCTTGAGCTCATCTCCGCGCTTGACGGCATCGAGCGGATCCGCTTCATGACCTCCCATCCGTCGGAGTTCACCCCGAGGCTGATCGACGCGTTCAGGCGGCTGCCCAAGCTCGTGAGCCACGTACACCTGCCCGTGCAGTCCGGTTCCGACCGCATTCTCGGACTCATGAAGCGCGGCTACACCGCGGAGCGCTTCGAGGAAATCGTCCAGGGCCTGAGGCAGGCGCGGCCTGGCATCTGCATCACCTCGGACTTCATTGTGGGGTTCCCCGGCGAGACCGAGGAGGACTTCGAACAGACAATGGGAATGGTCGAGCGGGTTGGATTCGACGCGAGCTTTTCCTTCGTCTACAGCCCGCGCCCGGGCACTCCCGCGGCCTCAATGAAGGACGACACGCCCCAGAGCGTGAAGCTCGAGAGGCTGCAGAGGCTCCAGAAGGCAAACGACGCTCGTGCGGCCGCCATCTCCGAGGCGATGGTCGGCACCCGGCAGCGGGTCCTCGTCACGGGCATGAGCCGCAAGGGCGGCGGAATGCTCGCCGCGAGGACGGACAACAACCGCGTTGTGAATTTCAAGGGGAGCCTCGATCTGCTCGGCAGGATGGTGGAGGTCCTCGTGACGGAGGTCCGGGTCCACACTCTCGCCGGCGAACTCGCCGGGGAGCCTGCCGGAGCCTAA
- a CDS encoding lysophospholipid acyltransferase family protein, which yields MNYAVGLYRFIRMILMIPFLVVIAAYVFPRKDEQEYRRLVQLWSRRLLASMGIGLRLKGPELRYEEPGETGLLLLCNHTSFLDIFAVDAFLCSRFVAKAEIGRWPFLGSIARGVRTIFIDRKNKRGILGILEQMELALKKGENVIFFPEGTTSPGDRLLPLHSNLFEAAVASGADIQPLVLRYTERGEKTTRMAYVGQMSIFRCLWHVVTTRDAAIEVEVLPRFSVDGMNRHQLCRKASRVMSEGLGVADPADGASLPLETAANCKAGD from the coding sequence ATGAACTACGCAGTGGGACTTTATCGCTTCATCAGGATGATCCTGATGATTCCCTTCCTGGTGGTGATCGCCGCCTATGTTTTTCCTAGAAAGGACGAGCAGGAATACCGCCGGCTCGTGCAGCTCTGGAGCCGCAGGCTCCTCGCGAGCATGGGCATCGGGCTGCGCCTGAAGGGGCCTGAGCTCCGCTATGAGGAGCCCGGGGAAACGGGACTGTTGCTGCTGTGCAACCACACTTCGTTTCTCGATATTTTCGCAGTTGACGCTTTTTTGTGCTCCCGCTTTGTGGCGAAGGCCGAGATCGGCCGCTGGCCGTTCCTTGGCTCCATCGCGAGGGGCGTCCGGACGATATTCATCGACCGGAAGAACAAGCGGGGCATCCTCGGGATCCTCGAGCAGATGGAGCTCGCGCTTAAAAAAGGCGAGAATGTGATTTTCTTTCCTGAGGGCACGACAAGCCCCGGCGACAGGCTGCTGCCGCTGCACTCTAATCTGTTCGAGGCGGCGGTCGCCTCGGGGGCGGACATCCAGCCGCTGGTGCTGCGCTATACCGAGCGGGGTGAAAAAACTACCCGCATGGCCTATGTGGGGCAGATGTCCATTTTCCGGTGCCTGTGGCACGTCGTGACGACGCGGGACGCAGCCATCGAGGTGGAAGTGCTGCCCCGGTTTTCTGTTGACGGGATGAACCGCCATCAGCTCTGCCGCAAGGCCTCCCGAGTGATGTCCGAAGGACTGGGCGTTGCCGACCCGGCAGACGGGGCCTCCCTGCCCCTGGAGACGGCGGCGAACTGCAAGGCAGGAGACTAG
- a CDS encoding phosphomannomutase/phosphoglucomutase: protein MKKLDPSLFKAYDIRGVAGDNLTAEVVEQVGLVLGTLAFEQGVPALCVGRDGRLSSPELSEALIRGIAGAGTDVYDIGMEPTPVLYFATHYFKTGSGVAVTGSHNPSRDNGLKMMMGGRTLFGPMIQDIRRRVELEDWRRGCGKGRVERRDAETPYFEKIAGDISLSRPMKVMLDTGNGVTGPLAMKLYRKIGCSVTGLFTEIDGHFPHHHPDPSKPANLQDLIAGLRNSDAEVGLAFDGDGDRLGVVTKDGEIIYPDRQMMLFSEDILKKHPGSQIIYDVKCTRRLVDWIREHGGRPVISRTGHSFVKARLHETNAPLAGEMSGHLFFNDGRWPGFDDGLYAGARLLEILSRSSNPSAVLHALPTAQNTPELQIPMAEGENKKFVQRIQEELHFPDAVDEIRIDGLRVEWKDGFALARASNTTPVVVVRLEGDTVQALDRIKKVFGEALRRISPDIKLPF from the coding sequence ATGAAGAAACTGGATCCGAGCCTTTTCAAGGCGTATGACATCCGCGGCGTTGCGGGCGATAACCTCACTGCAGAGGTCGTGGAGCAGGTGGGCCTCGTGCTGGGGACCCTGGCTTTTGAACAGGGCGTGCCCGCCCTTTGCGTGGGGCGCGACGGCAGACTTTCGAGCCCGGAGCTTTCCGAAGCCCTGATCCGCGGCATCGCTGGCGCGGGCACCGATGTGTACGACATCGGCATGGAGCCCACTCCTGTGCTGTATTTCGCCACTCACTATTTCAAGACGGGTTCGGGCGTCGCGGTGACCGGCAGCCACAATCCCAGCCGTGACAACGGCCTCAAGATGATGATGGGCGGCAGGACGCTTTTCGGACCGATGATCCAGGACATCCGCCGGAGGGTTGAGCTGGAGGACTGGCGCCGCGGCTGCGGGAAGGGCCGTGTGGAGCGAAGGGACGCGGAGACCCCGTACTTCGAAAAGATTGCGGGAGACATCTCGCTCAGCCGTCCCATGAAGGTCATGCTGGATACCGGCAACGGCGTGACCGGGCCTCTTGCGATGAAGCTCTACAGGAAGATCGGCTGCAGCGTCACGGGGCTTTTCACCGAAATTGACGGACACTTTCCTCATCACCACCCTGATCCGTCCAAGCCAGCCAATCTTCAGGATCTGATCGCAGGGCTTCGGAATTCGGATGCGGAAGTGGGGCTCGCCTTCGACGGGGACGGCGACCGCCTCGGAGTCGTGACCAAGGACGGGGAGATCATATACCCCGACCGTCAGATGATGCTTTTTTCCGAAGATATCCTGAAAAAGCATCCAGGCAGCCAGATCATCTACGACGTGAAGTGCACCCGCAGGCTTGTCGACTGGATCCGGGAGCATGGCGGCAGGCCGGTCATCAGCCGAACGGGACACTCCTTCGTCAAGGCTCGCCTGCACGAGACGAACGCTCCTCTCGCGGGGGAGATGAGCGGGCACCTGTTCTTCAACGACGGGAGATGGCCGGGGTTCGACGACGGACTTTACGCCGGTGCGAGGCTGCTCGAGATCCTGTCGCGCAGCAGCAATCCTTCCGCTGTGCTGCACGCCCTGCCGACGGCGCAGAACACCCCGGAGCTTCAGATCCCGATGGCCGAAGGCGAGAATAAGAAATTCGTCCAGAGGATCCAGGAGGAGCTCCATTTTCCTGATGCCGTTGATGAGATTCGGATTGACGGTCTGCGGGTGGAATGGAAGGACGGATTTGCGCTCGCCCGTGCCTCCAATACGACTCCGGTGGTTGTCGTGAGACTCGAGGGCGACACGGTCCAGGCTCTCGACCGGATCAAGAAGGTCTTCGGGGAAGCCCTCAGGCGCATTTCGCCGGACATCAAGCTTCCTTTCTAA
- the gmhB gene encoding D-glycero-beta-D-manno-heptose 1,7-bisphosphate 7-phosphatase, which produces MKAVFLDRDGVINVDRAYVHRIEDFSFVPGTLDACRLFRQQGFRLFVVTNQSGIGRGYFSEQDFSKLTEWMLAEMARAGAEIEKVYFCPHHPEAAIPRYRKVCGCRKPAPGMIEAAIRDFGIDPARSVIFGDSLSDVQAGCAAGLAERVLLGKNGTERPALAAPATASFRNLLEAAQSSWFHSFCRRISS; this is translated from the coding sequence ATGAAGGCAGTGTTTCTTGACCGGGACGGCGTCATCAATGTGGACCGAGCCTATGTGCACCGCATAGAGGACTTTTCCTTTGTCCCGGGCACCCTCGACGCCTGCAGGCTGTTCCGGCAGCAGGGGTTCCGCCTGTTCGTTGTCACCAACCAGTCAGGCATCGGACGAGGTTATTTTTCCGAGCAGGACTTCTCGAAGCTCACCGAGTGGATGCTGGCCGAAATGGCCCGGGCCGGAGCCGAAATTGAAAAGGTCTATTTCTGCCCCCATCACCCCGAGGCCGCGATTCCTCGATACAGGAAGGTCTGCGGCTGCCGCAAGCCCGCACCCGGCATGATTGAAGCCGCCATACGGGACTTTGGGATTGATCCCGCCAGGAGCGTCATCTTCGGCGACAGCCTTTCCGATGTGCAGGCCGGTTGCGCAGCGGGGCTGGCCGAGCGCGTGCTGCTCGGGAAAAACGGGACCGAGCGTCCTGCGCTCGCAGCGCCGGCGACCGCGTCCTTCAGAAACCTGCTCGAAGCTGCCCAAAGCAGCTGGTTTCATTCGTTTTGCAGAAGGATTTCCTCATGA
- a CDS encoding radical SAM protein: MSLHKWEEPCISGEAGAGTVFFAHCNLRCCFCQNYEISAEGRGIEVSDERLADIFLEQQDRGATCLELVTPTHYADNILHALRIARRGGLRLRVAYNTNGYDSPEVLERLRGFVDIFMPDLKYFDSRLGERYSGVPQYFERASEAIRRMFEITGPARFDDSGLMASGVLVRHLILPGHWEDSCRCVQWLWNEFGDQVYLSLMNQYMPLYKASRHPEINRRLLTLEYQKVVRFARSLGIKHCYIQVGHTAESRFIPVFDGANVLHGPRS; encoded by the coding sequence GTGTCGCTGCACAAGTGGGAGGAGCCCTGCATTTCGGGCGAGGCTGGCGCGGGCACGGTGTTTTTCGCCCACTGCAATCTGCGCTGCTGCTTCTGCCAGAACTATGAGATCAGTGCTGAGGGCCGCGGCATCGAGGTTTCCGACGAGCGCCTCGCGGACATCTTTCTGGAGCAGCAGGACCGCGGGGCCACCTGCCTGGAGCTCGTGACGCCGACACACTATGCGGACAACATCCTGCACGCTTTGCGGATCGCCCGCCGCGGCGGTCTGCGGCTGCGAGTGGCCTACAACACGAACGGCTACGACTCGCCCGAAGTCCTTGAGAGGCTGAGGGGCTTCGTCGACATCTTTATGCCGGATCTTAAGTACTTCGATTCCCGGCTGGGAGAAAGATACTCGGGTGTTCCGCAGTATTTCGAGCGGGCCTCCGAGGCGATCCGCCGGATGTTCGAAATCACGGGCCCGGCGCGCTTTGACGACAGCGGGCTCATGGCCTCCGGAGTTCTTGTCCGTCACCTGATACTGCCCGGGCACTGGGAGGACAGCTGCAGGTGTGTCCAGTGGCTTTGGAATGAGTTCGGCGATCAGGTGTACCTGAGCCTGATGAACCAATACATGCCTCTTTACAAGGCGAGCCGCCACCCGGAAATCAACCGCAGGCTTCTCACGCTCGAGTACCAGAAGGTGGTGCGCTTCGCCCGGAGCCTGGGGATCAAACACTGCTATATTCAGGTCGGGCACACGGCGGAGTCCCGGTTCATCCCCGTGTTCGACGGAGCCAATGTCCTGCACGGCCCCCGGTCGTGA
- the rfaD gene encoding ADP-glyceromanno-heptose 6-epimerase, translated as MIIVTGAAGFIGCNNTIALNKKGFTDILAVDNLTRADKFLNLSECQISDYMDKHDFIDLVKAGKMPRPEAVFHQGACSDTMASDGRYVMDNNYRYTLELYHWCQRERVPFIYASSAATYGAHTTFVEDPRNEGPLNCYGYSKYLFDQVLRRDIAAGRITAPVTGMRYFNVYGPHEQHKGKMASVAFHQYFQFRRDGFVKLFEGCLGYGNGEQMRDFVYVGDVVATIMGFFEKPATGIFNVGTGRAQPFNDISLTVVNTLLQAEGKISAPLSLEEAVGKGYIRYIAFPEALKGKYQAYTQADQTKLRAAGCTTRFKSVQEGTALYMQDLLKRYPNP; from the coding sequence ATGATCATCGTCACAGGAGCCGCCGGCTTCATTGGCTGCAACAACACCATCGCCCTCAACAAAAAGGGCTTCACGGACATCCTGGCCGTCGACAACCTGACCCGTGCCGACAAATTCCTGAACCTCTCGGAGTGCCAGATCTCCGATTACATGGACAAGCACGACTTCATTGACCTCGTGAAGGCTGGAAAGATGCCTCGCCCGGAGGCCGTATTCCACCAGGGGGCCTGTTCCGACACGATGGCATCCGACGGCCGCTACGTGATGGACAACAACTACCGCTACACTCTGGAGCTCTACCACTGGTGCCAGAGGGAGCGGGTGCCGTTCATCTACGCTTCTTCGGCCGCCACCTACGGAGCACACACCACTTTCGTAGAGGATCCGCGCAACGAGGGGCCGCTTAATTGCTACGGCTACTCCAAGTACCTCTTCGACCAGGTGCTCCGCCGCGATATCGCCGCGGGCCGCATCACCGCCCCGGTGACCGGCATGCGCTACTTCAACGTCTACGGGCCGCACGAGCAGCACAAAGGCAAGATGGCCTCGGTCGCCTTCCACCAGTACTTCCAGTTCCGCCGCGATGGTTTTGTGAAGCTCTTCGAAGGCTGCCTCGGGTACGGCAACGGTGAGCAGATGCGCGACTTCGTCTACGTGGGCGACGTGGTGGCCACGATCATGGGATTCTTCGAAAAGCCCGCGACCGGGATCTTCAACGTGGGAACCGGGCGGGCCCAGCCCTTCAACGACATTTCTCTCACCGTCGTGAACACACTGCTGCAGGCCGAAGGCAAAATCAGCGCTCCCCTCTCGCTCGAAGAGGCAGTCGGGAAGGGCTATATCCGCTACATCGCATTTCCAGAGGCGCTCAAGGGCAAGTATCAGGCCTACACGCAGGCTGACCAGACCAAGCTCCGGGCTGCGGGCTGCACCACGCGCTTCAAGTCCGTACAGGAAGGCACTGCGCTTTACATGCAGGACCTTTTGAAGCGCTATCCGAACCCATAA
- the ruvX gene encoding Holliday junction resolvase RuvX: protein MPEQCPALPATVLAFDFGLARIGSAVGNTFTATVQPLKILSARTNAEKWPAVTRLIEEWQPDALVVGVPLKTDGSRQEMTLRAERFARQLEGRYRLPVYRVDERYSSVEVEHGREKIDDMSAAVILQQWFGENGLV from the coding sequence ATGCCTGAACAGTGCCCCGCCCTGCCTGCTACCGTGCTCGCCTTCGACTTCGGCCTGGCAAGGATCGGCTCCGCAGTCGGCAATACTTTCACGGCAACCGTGCAGCCTCTGAAGATCCTTTCCGCCCGGACCAACGCCGAGAAATGGCCCGCGGTGACGCGGCTGATCGAAGAGTGGCAGCCGGACGCCCTGGTGGTCGGCGTGCCGCTTAAAACGGACGGCTCACGCCAGGAAATGACCCTGCGGGCCGAGCGCTTCGCCCGGCAGCTGGAGGGGCGGTACCGCCTCCCGGTTTACCGGGTCGACGAGCGCTACTCCTCGGTCGAGGTCGAGCACGGCCGGGAAAAAATCGATGACATGTCGGCCGCCGTCATTCTGCAGCAGTGGTTCGGCGAGAACGGACTTGTTTAA
- a CDS encoding symmetrical bis(5'-nucleosyl)-tetraphosphatase encodes MTREAPFCRESLYAVGDLHGCLESLQQLLSQLPGRPQLIFLGDLVNRGPQSLETLRFVKKLEESGRAQCLLGNHDLHLLCVAAGHARPHGRDTIAPILEAADCGALIDWLRRQHLALYREGALFVHAGVHPDWSLEQTLGLAREAEEQLSGPGWKDYLRDMYGDTQWSEGLAGTARMRAILNAFTRIRFIDRRTKELNFSVREGLAQAPASLEPWFEQQDRKLRGELIVFGHWSMLGLMMKPRLIAVDTGCLWGGTLSAVRMSDRRLFTVRSPLWRKPGGA; translated from the coding sequence ATGACCCGCGAGGCGCCTTTTTGCCGCGAAAGCCTGTATGCCGTCGGCGACCTTCACGGCTGCCTCGAGAGCCTGCAGCAACTCCTCTCGCAGCTGCCGGGCCGACCGCAGCTCATTTTCCTCGGCGACCTAGTCAACCGGGGGCCGCAGTCGCTCGAAACGCTGCGGTTCGTCAAAAAACTCGAGGAGTCCGGGCGCGCACAGTGCCTGCTCGGCAACCACGACCTGCACCTGCTGTGCGTCGCCGCGGGCCACGCCCGGCCGCACGGGCGCGACACCATCGCCCCGATCCTCGAGGCTGCGGACTGCGGCGCACTGATTGACTGGCTGCGTCGCCAGCACCTCGCCCTCTACCGCGAGGGCGCCCTGTTCGTCCACGCGGGAGTCCATCCGGACTGGAGCCTCGAGCAGACGCTCGGGCTCGCCCGAGAGGCGGAGGAGCAGCTTTCGGGACCGGGCTGGAAGGACTACCTGCGGGACATGTACGGAGACACCCAGTGGTCCGAGGGGCTCGCGGGGACCGCCCGCATGAGAGCGATCCTCAATGCCTTTACCCGGATCAGGTTCATTGACCGCAGGACCAAGGAGCTCAATTTCAGCGTGCGCGAGGGACTTGCCCAGGCTCCGGCCAGCCTCGAGCCGTGGTTCGAGCAGCAGGACCGGAAACTGCGCGGCGAGCTCATCGTGTTCGGCCACTGGTCCATGCTGGGCCTCATGATGAAGCCCCGGCTGATCGCCGTTGACACGGGCTGCCTCTGGGGCGGAACGCTGTCGGCGGTGCGCATGTCGGACCGGAGGCTTTTCACCGTCAGAAGTCCACTCTGGAGGAAGCCGGGAGGAGCCTAG
- the rfaE2 gene encoding D-glycero-beta-D-manno-heptose 1-phosphate adenylyltransferase, with amino-acid sequence MSKHFPAPSFEKKIVSGERLREAVQRLPRPIVMTNGVFDILHRGHVTYLAQAATLGASLVVAVNSDASVRMLGKGDDRPVNREEDRAAVLAALESVSLVTIFSDKVPLEPIAAVRPDIYVKGGDYEVEDLPEARLVASWGGRSCTIAFEFERSTTALLKKIRGGAEK; translated from the coding sequence ATGAGCAAGCATTTTCCCGCGCCGTCCTTTGAGAAAAAAATCGTCTCGGGAGAGCGCCTGCGGGAGGCCGTGCAGCGGCTTCCCCGCCCCATCGTCATGACAAACGGCGTTTTCGACATTCTCCACCGCGGCCACGTCACCTACCTCGCCCAGGCGGCCACGCTCGGGGCGAGCCTCGTCGTCGCGGTGAACTCCGACGCTTCAGTGCGGATGCTGGGCAAGGGCGATGACAGGCCGGTGAACCGCGAGGAGGACCGGGCGGCGGTCCTCGCTGCCCTCGAATCCGTCTCGCTGGTGACGATATTCAGTGATAAGGTGCCGCTCGAACCGATCGCCGCTGTCCGCCCCGACATCTACGTGAAAGGCGGAGACTACGAGGTCGAGGACCTCCCGGAGGCCCGTCTCGTTGCCTCGTGGGGCGGCAGATCCTGTACCATCGCCTTCGAATTCGAACGCTCAACCACAGCGCTGCTTAAAAAGATCAGGGGCGGGGCAGAGAAATGA